A portion of the Psilocybe cubensis strain MGC-MH-2018 chromosome 10, whole genome shotgun sequence genome contains these proteins:
- a CDS encoding Pheromone B beta 1 receptor produces the protein MAVALVTLSFICAGLLAVFVPVKRVRTSIPHLAIIVWLLGHNLIHAINAAVWAGNVDIHVPIWCDIVTKVLLGIKVALPGALRTILKDRRVLRNRMIFELFLCYVLPTLYMLLHLVIQDRSIALIISGVSIHNSGRVVGMSLSKHLETRSTMTASQFNRQLIICMTMAGSLVLLNLSTLFSIHSFEPWTSWSSVHAFMTKIEIIKNSSDVKTVQFLWWSMFAISVLYIILLFAIAEDGRDLYRWVREQATRKRKFPRRLELPLYLKRKPSLPAPEMISRSPSLTKSHMRPLTIELKSGWEDDLLDDKKSKRRGPREDVKPPSFSSRPSEGVFHDVEAQSLSEDKPRPDSPLICASPTMSCRSISEDDQMFMESTISYLSSPTAKTLGILPPLQIPPPAKAPPPPLAIEIPQRAVTPPPALKPKSILKAPRSPPSKPVPTDIDEPINSVFDAAWPVPPLSPVPTMAFSTKRAPRPRSRSHSPASAAQEVGYPLCQTSTPPHRRARPFEGSSISSVDSEIIPSPLSPTSRKAAHRQTGVYGLRKVWSKERLGQGSPASQAIHMTVVKEIA, from the exons ATGGCAGTAGCATTAGTCACTTTGTCGTTTATATGCGCAGGTCTGCTCGCGGTGTTCGTCCCAGTCAAGAGGGTTCGCACAAGTATACCTCATCTCGCAATCATTGTATGGCTCCTTGGGCACAATCTCATTCATGCGATTAACGCAGCCGTGTGGGCTGGAAATGTTGATATACACGTTCCAATATGGTGCGATATAG TTACGAAGGTTCTCTTGGGCATCAAGGTCGCATTGCCTGGCGCGTTG AGGACAATCCTGAAGGATAGAAGAGTTTTACGAAACCGTATGATTTTTGAACTATTTCTTTGCTATGTTCTTCCTACATTATATATGCTATTGC ACCTCGTCATCCAAGATCGCAG CATAGCCCTTATCATATCTG GTGTATCCATTCACAATTCTGGCCGCGTCGTCGGAATGAGTTTATCAAAGCATCTAGAAACGCGCTCGACGATGACTGCCTCGCAATTTAATCGCCAGCTTATCATCTGCATGACCATGGCCGGATCTCTTGTTCTGCTCAACCTATCAACCCTGTTTTCTATACACTCCTTCGAACCATGGACGTCCTGGAGTTCAGTCCACGCTTTCATGACGAAGATTGAAATCATCAAAAATTCATCGGACGTCAAGACGGTTCAGTTTTTGTGGTGGTCGATGTTCGCGATATCTGTTCTCTACATCATTCTGCTGTTTGCCATTGCTGAGGATGGACGTGATCTCTACCGGTGGGTTAGGGAGCAGGCCACTCGCAAACGCAAGTTCCCTCGTCGCCTCGAGCTACCTCTCTA CCTCAAGAGAAAGCCATCTCTTCCTGCGCCCGAGATGATTTCACGCTCTCCATCTTTGACCAAATCTCATATGCGGCCTCTTACCATCGAACTCAAATCGGGCTGGGAGGATGACCTATTGGATGACAAGAAATCCAAGCGCAGAGGACCTCGAGAAGACGTGAAACCTCCATCGTTTTCCTCGAGGCCATCCGAGGGCGTTTTCCATGACGTGGAAGCTCAAAGTCTTTCAGAAGATAAGCCAAGACCCGATTCCCCTTTAATTTGTGCTAGTCCAACGATGAGTTGTCGTTCGATCTCAGAAGACGACCAAATGTTCATGGAATCGACGATATCGTATCTCAGCTCTCCCACGGCAAAGACGCTCGGTattctccctcctctgcaAATCCCACCTCCCGCGAAAGCCCCTCCCCCACCATTGGCAATAGAGATTCCGCAGAGAGCTGTCACGCCTCCGCCTGCGCTTAAGCCGAAGTCCATTCTCAAGGCACCCCGATCCCCACCTTCCAAACCGGTGCCGACGGACATCGACGAACCTATCAACTCAGTCTTCGACGCGGCCTGGCCTGTTCCTCCCCTCTCTCCTGTCCCTACGATGGCCTTCTCCACGAAGCGCGCCCCCCGCCCGCGTTCTCGGTCACACTCGCCTGCTTCTGCTGCGCAGGAAGTTGGGTATCCTTTATGTCAAACATCAACTCCTCCTCACAGAAGAGCCCGCCCCTTTGAAGGTTCGAGCATCTCGTCCGTTGACTCGGAAATCATCCCATCACCCCTATCACCAACTTCAAGGAAGGCAGCGCACAGACAAACAGGAGTATATGGGCTGCGTAAAGTCTGGAGCAAGGAACGCCTTGGTCAGGGTTCTCCGGCCTCTCAAGCTATCCATATGACTGTTGTAAAGGAGATCGCATAA
- a CDS encoding Caffeine resistance protein 5 has protein sequence MIDTFRDSTVGLFINAASGGRFLPFPEQRPGWQLPANLQLSKAISSSSDTIVSEKRDSIASPSKDHLNDVTDSTRTSTNAFQSSESEQKSLSFVEKGQVDVRVDMLREDTIQEPVSGTIVDWYDEHDQENPQNWSLRKRIFVLGLVSLLTFSVYIGSAIYTPSIPGVIEKFNVSKTTATLGLSLYVIGYGVGPLIFSPLSEVPSIGRTPVYMATLLIFVVLQLPTIYAPNIQTLLAMRFFAGFFGSPALATGGASIQDMFPIVKLPYALIAWSVGALCGPVLGPTIGGFAAQNRNWTWPLWELFYIGVFAFIVLMLWLPETNAETILLKRARRLRKLTGNPNLFSESEIKQSQMKPSDVLFEALLRPFQLMIEPAVLYANVYLGLAYAIFYLWFEAFPLVYNDIYHFNLGLSGLPFMGLLVTCFFTSFAYVCWNYYRVEPEFKRTGYIVPESRLAVALVASGFIPASLLIFGWSSRADVHWIVPTIGAALYLPGLFLLFQSILVYLPSSYPKYAASILAGNDLFRSTVAGCFPLFGTPLYHRLTIGGGCSLLAGLSIALIPGLFILYKYGGKLRARSKYTSDL, from the exons ATGATTGACACCTTCCGAGATTCGACTGTAGGGCTTTTTATCAACGCTGCTTCCGGTGGTCGATTCCTCCCTTTCCCAGAACAACGGCCGGGATGGCAACTACCAGCAAACCTCCAGCTCTCGAAAGcgatttcttcgtcgtccgaTACCATCGTCTCTGAGAAGCGGGATTCCATAGCTTCACCGTCAAAGGATCATTTGAATGATGTGACGGACTCTACTCGCACGTCCACCAATGCATTCCAGTCATCCGAGTCAGAGCAAAAGTCGTTGTCGTTCGTTGAGAAGGGCCAGGTTGATGTGAGAGTCGACATGCTTAGAGAAGACACCATTCAAGAACCTGTATCGGGGACGATTGTGGACTGGTATGATGAGCATGACCAGGAGAACCCACA GAACTGGAGTCTGAGGAAACGGATATTTGTCCTTGGGCTGGTGTCTCTCCTTACATTTAGTGTATACATAGGTTCTGCTATCTA CACACCCTCAATACCAGGGGTGATTGAAAAGTTCAATGTGTCAAAAACGACAGCCACACTTGGTCTATCGTTATATGTGATTGGATACGGTGTCGGCCCTCTGATATTCAGTCCACTGTCGGAAGTTCCCTCTATTGGCAGGACACCTGTGTATATGGCGACGCTCTTGATATTCGTGGTCCTTCAGCTTCCAACGATCTACGCCCCTAATATCCAGACTCTGCTCGCGATGAGATTTTTTGCTGGATTCTTTGGCTCACCAGCTCTTGCGACAGGAGGAGCTTCTATCCAAGACAT GTTCCCGATTGTCAAGTTACCTTACGCTCTCATCGCTTGGAGTGTTGGCGCTTTGTGTGGAC CCGTTCTCGGACCCACAATCGGTGGATTCGCAGCGCAGAACAGAAACTGGACATGGCCACTTTGGGAGCTATTTTATATTGGCGTGTTTGCTTTCATTGTCCTCATGCTCTGGCTCCCCGAGACCAATGCCGAGACCATTCTCTTAAAGCGCGCCCGCCGCCTACGAAAGTTGACTGGTAACCCCAACCTGTTCAGTGAAAGCGAAATTAAGCAGTCGCAAATGAAGCCTTCCGATGTATTGTTTGAGGCACTCTTACGTCCTTTCCAGCTCATGATTGAGCCCGCGGTCCTGTACGCCAATGTTTACCTCGGATTGGCCTACGCCATCTTCTATC TGTGGTTCGAAGCGTTCCCGCTTGTGTACAACGACATCTATCACTTCAACCTCGGCCTCTCCGGTCTTCCGTTCATGGGTCTCTTGGTTACGTGTTTCTTCACGAGCTTTGCTTATGTGTGCTGGAACTATTATCGCGTCGAACCCGAATTCAAACGAACCGGGTACATCGTCCCCGAGTCACGCCTTGCTGTGGCTCTTGTTGCCTCTGGATTCATCCCAGCTTCTCTCCTTATCTTTG GATGGTCTTCTCGTGCAGATGTTCACTGGATTGTCCCTACCATCGGTGCGGCTCTGTACCTCCCAGG ACTATTTCTCCTCTTCCAGAGCATTCTTGTCTATCTTCCTTCATCATACCCAAAATACGCTGCTTCAATTCTCGCGGGAAATGATCTCTTCCGGTCGACAGTAGCTGGCTGCTTCCC TCTCTTCGGTACGCCTCTCTATCACAGGCTCACCATTGGCGGCGGGTGCTCCCTACTGGCCGGTCTTTCCATTGCATTGATTCCCGGACTTTTTATTCTCTACAAATACGGTGGTAAACTTCGGGCTAGATCGAAGTACACCTCTGATCTCTAA
- a CDS encoding Fruiting body protein SC3, with the protein MQFKVLATLALGATLAAATGSPSNQCDTGSLQCCNSTGTASDGAISKLLGLLGIVVQDVTALVGVNCTPITVIGAGGDSCTAQPVCCTNNSFNGVVALGCTPINLNL; encoded by the exons ATGCAATTCAAAGTTCTCGCCACCCTCGCACTTGGTGCTACCCTTGCTGCTGCCACAGGTTCCCCCTCCAACCAGTGCGACACTGGTAGCCTTCAGTGTTGCAACAGCACCGGAACCGCAAGCGACGGAGCGATCTCCAAGCTCCTCGGCCTTTTGGGCATCGTCGTTCAAGACGTCACCGCCCTCGTCGGCGTCAACTGCACCCCCATCACCGTCATCGGCGCTGGAGGTGACTCCTG CACTGCTCAACCCGTTTGCTGCACCAACAACTCGTTCA ATGGCGTTGTTGCCCTTGGCTGCACCCCGATCAATCTCAacctttga
- a CDS encoding Adenylate-forming reductase Nps10 — protein sequence MVEISLQMPSPTAIQGLSSPTFKAPPFRESFFTVPELYDWHSVHSKDHPYFVYFDETTQTNITIRWSDAVRAVHFIANHVMRIVGEQEHGAAKPLIGLYSSADTLTYILSFVGILRAGYPVFLISKRLAPAALEHLVTKSGVKHVFVAEHDKILSNNIQDIQSKLCARIGVSHIPFWLDTLSPEFVVQKPPMGQYNPEDICLVLHSSGYGERDVCGQIMSTPSIPTAGASVVMESIYPVSKIEQEVLAASGLVLSGLKPSSPPTSIDAENVWKSMVSTQSTFGFVLQSFLGVSDILFDIFVTFYLLTTVTALVGGP from the exons ATGGTCGAGATCTCGCTGCAAATGCCTAGCCCCACCGCTATTCAGGGACTCTCTAGCCCGACCTTTAAGGCTCCTCCGTTCAGGGAGTCTTTTTTTACAGTTCCAGAGTTATACGATTGGCATTCCGTGCACAGCAAGGACCATCCATATTTCGTATACTTTGACGAAACTACGCAGACAAATATCACAATACGCTGGTCCGACGCGGTGAGAGCCGTCCACTTCATTGCAAACCATGTAATGCGGATCGTCGGTGAACAAGAACATGGAGCTGCAAAGCCTTTGATTGGATTGTACTCTTCTGCAG ATACCTTAACGTATATCCTTTCATTTGTCGGGATACTGCGAGCGGGATACCCAGTCTTTCTCATCTCAAAACGTTTAGCACCAGCTGCACTTGAACATCTGGTTACTAAGAGCGGAGTCAAGCACGTCTTTGTTGCCGAGCACGATAAGATCCTGAGCAATAATATTCAGGATATTCAATCCAAACTTTGCGCCAGAATCGGCGTGTCCCATATTCCATTTTGGCTCGATACGCTCTCTCCAGAATTTGTTGTAcagaaacctccaatgggTCAATACAATCCTGAGGATATATGCCTTGTCCTTCACTCATCCG GGTACGGCGAACGAGACGTATGTGGCCAGATTATGTCCACACCGTCTATTCCAACGGCTGGGGCATCAGTTGTGATGGAATCCATTTACCCAGTGAGCAAGATTGAGCAAGAAGTTTTA GCCGCCTCTGGTTTGGTCCTCTCTGGCTTGAAACCGTCTTCCCCTCCAACCTCTATTGACGCTGAAAATGTCTGGAAGAGTATGGTTTCCACACAATCGacatttggttttgttttacAGTCATTTTTGGGAGTGAGCGACATTTTGTTTGATATCTTTGTGACGTTTTACTTGCTCACTACTGTGACAGCTTTGGTCGGAGGACCCTGA